The Prochlorococcus sp. MIT 1300 genome has a window encoding:
- a CDS encoding pyridoxal phosphate-dependent aminotransferase — protein sequence MQISPELSSRAKALQPSLTLAISARSKALQKRGVDICSLSAGEPDFNTPEFIIEATLKALKDGVTRYGPSAGDPELRHAIAEKLTSRNNIETTLDEVLVTNGGKQAIYNLFQILLNPGDEVLIPSPYWLSYPEMARLAGGVPIPIKSDPNDGFKLDIEALNNSINEKSRLLVLNTPGNPTGQILSLDLLKNIVDLVQNNPNLCVMSDEIYEFLLEENTTHYSFAALAPEIKDRIFTVNGFAKGWAMTGWRIGYLCGNKDTIKAASALQSQSTSNVCSFVQKGALAALTGPMDCVYEMVDSYNKRRKQLTKGLLSIKGIALVPPKGAFYAFPQLPEGCPDSITFCEKALEESGLALVPGAAFGEDRCIRLSCAVSQKTIEDGLNRLDNFIMGILNKG from the coding sequence ATGCAAATCTCGCCAGAGCTATCAAGTAGGGCTAAGGCCCTGCAACCCTCTCTTACACTGGCCATCAGTGCACGATCCAAGGCTTTACAAAAACGAGGTGTTGACATCTGCAGCCTTAGTGCAGGGGAACCTGATTTCAACACGCCAGAGTTCATTATCGAAGCAACCTTAAAAGCCTTAAAAGACGGGGTTACTCGATATGGGCCTTCAGCAGGTGATCCCGAACTTCGCCATGCAATAGCAGAAAAGTTGACCAGTAGAAACAATATAGAAACAACATTAGATGAAGTGCTTGTGACCAATGGTGGCAAGCAAGCTATATACAATCTCTTTCAAATATTACTTAACCCAGGCGATGAAGTTCTAATTCCATCTCCCTATTGGTTAAGTTATCCAGAAATGGCACGATTGGCTGGAGGCGTGCCTATACCAATAAAGTCAGATCCCAATGATGGATTTAAATTAGATATTGAAGCATTAAATAATTCAATTAATGAAAAATCTAGACTCCTTGTACTCAATACACCTGGAAATCCAACCGGTCAGATACTGTCATTAGATTTGTTGAAAAATATTGTAGATTTAGTTCAAAACAACCCTAATCTATGTGTTATGAGTGACGAGATATATGAGTTTTTGCTAGAGGAGAATACAACCCATTATAGTTTTGCTGCTTTAGCTCCTGAAATAAAGGATCGTATTTTTACTGTTAACGGCTTTGCAAAAGGATGGGCCATGACGGGGTGGCGAATAGGATATCTTTGTGGTAACAAAGATACAATCAAAGCTGCGTCTGCATTGCAGAGTCAAAGCACTAGTAATGTTTGTAGTTTTGTCCAGAAAGGTGCATTGGCTGCTCTTACAGGCCCGATGGATTGCGTTTACGAGATGGTTGATAGCTATAACAAACGGAGGAAACAGCTGACTAAGGGTCTCTTGTCTATAAAGGGTATTGCACTGGTCCCACCAAAGGGAGCCTTTTACGCCTTTCCTCAACTACCCGAAGGCTGTCCGGACTCAATCACCTTTTGTGAAAAAGCACTTGAAGAATCTGGATTGGCATTGGTTCCGGGAGCTGCCTTTGGTGAGGATCGATGTATAAGGTTATCGTGTGCTGTTTCTCAAAAAACAATAGAAGACGGACTAAATAGACTTGATAACTTTATAATGGGAATCTTAAACAAGGGTTAA